The following proteins are encoded in a genomic region of Dioscorea cayenensis subsp. rotundata cultivar TDr96_F1 chromosome 8, TDr96_F1_v2_PseudoChromosome.rev07_lg8_w22 25.fasta, whole genome shotgun sequence:
- the LOC120267502 gene encoding F-box protein At5g46170-like, translated as MADLGASTSPDSPEALDHFDRLPDPVLLIVLNRIGDVKALGRCSVVSRRFHALVPQVDSVVVRVDCVISDDLSGATDKPRGVFSHLARLVLSGLVKPLHALGHILGPQSSSSSSSSSSSSSSSSSYQARHSSSSEVLHHSPAEVLKNFKEIRRLKIELPSGELGIEDGVLLKWNAAFSSTLDSCVILGASSISDKNPNPNSTPVSTTSDEGGSIPESFYNNGALKLRVVWTISSLIAASARHYLLQPIISDHETLESLVLTDADGQGMLTMDREQLQDLRLRPVMPSGSSQRTLVPALNMRLWYAPHLDLPGGVVLTGATLVAIRPSAAEQQQQQQPPGEMVGGFDGYSWVSSAFDEPYRTAAGLLVRRRTYCLEMNSF; from the coding sequence ATGGCGGATCTGGGCGCCTCCACCTCACCGGACTCGCCGGAGGCCCTCGACCACTTCGACCGCCTGCCGGACCCTGTGCTCCTCATCGTCCTCAACCGGATCGGCGACGTGAAGGCTCTCGGCCGCTGCAGCGTCGTCTCCCGCCGCTTCCACGCTCTCGTCCCTCAGGTAGACTCCGTCGTCGTCCGCGTCGACTGCGTGATCTCTGATGACCTCTCCGGAGCCACCGACAAGCCCCGTGGCGTCTTCTCCCACCTTGCCCGCCTCGTCCTCTCCGGCCTTGTCAAGCCTCTCCACGCTCTTGGCCACATTCTCGGCCCCcaatcctcctcctcttcttcttcgtcttcgtcttcttcttcttcttcttcttcttatcagGCTCGCCATTCGTCGTCCTCCGAGGTCTTGCATCACTCCCCGGCCGAGGTTCTTAAGAATTTCAAGGAGATCCGACGGCTTAAGATCGAGCTTCCCTCCGGCGAGCTTGGCATCGAGGATGGCGTTCTACTCAAGTGGAACGCCGCGTTCAGCTCCACCCTCGACTCCTGCGTCATCCTCGGCGCCTCCTCCATCTCCGATaagaaccctaaccctaattccacCCCCGTTTCAACCACCTCTGATGAGGGCGGCAGCATCCCGGAGTCGTTCTACAACAATGGCGCCCTGAAGCTCCGGGTTGTCTGGACGATCAGCTCCCTCATCGCCGCCTCAGCCCGGCACTATCTATTGCAGCCGATCATATCGGATCATGAGACGCTGGAGAGTCTCGTTTTGACTGATGCTGATGGCCAGGGGATGCTGACGATGGACAGGGAGCAACTCCAGGACCTGCGCTTGCGTCCGGTGATGCCTTCCGGTTCATCGCAGCGCACGCTGGTGCCGGCGCTCAACATGAGGTTGTGGTATGCCCCTCATTTGGATCTCCCTGGTGGGGTTGTCTTAACGGGAGCGACACTGGTGGCCATCCGGCCGAGCGCTGCggagcagcagcaacaacaacagccGCCTGGTGAGATGGTTGGTGGATTCGATGGATATTCTTGGGTTTCTAGTGCGTTTGATGAGCCTTACAGGACTGCAGCTGGCTTGTTGGTGAGGCGGAGGACATACTGTCTCGAGATGAACTCGTTTTGA